One window of the Marmota flaviventris isolate mMarFla1 chromosome 2, mMarFla1.hap1, whole genome shotgun sequence genome contains the following:
- the Fos gene encoding protein c-Fos codes for MMFSGFNADYEASSSRCSSASPAGDNLSYYHSPADSFSSMGSPVNAQDFCTDLNVSSANFIPTVTAISTSPDLQWLVQPTLVSSVAPSQNRAPHPYGVPTPSTGAYSRAGAAKTMTGGRAQSIGRRGKVEQLSPEEEEKRRIRRERNKMAAAKCRNRRRELTDTLQAETDQLEDEKSALQTEIANLLKEKEKLEFILAAHRPACKIPDDLGFPEEMSVASLDLSGGLPEAATPESEEAFALPLLNDPEPKPSVEPIKSINSMELKAEPFDDFLFPASSRPSVSETARSVPDMDLSGSFYAADWEPLHSGSLGMGPMATELEPLCTPVVTCTPSCTTYTSSFVFTYPEADSFPSCAAAHRKGSSSNEPSSDSLSSPTLLAL; via the exons ATGATGTTCTCGGGCTTCAACGCCGACTACGAGGCGTCATCCTCCCGCTGCAGCAGCGCCTCCCCGGCCGGGGACAATCTCTCCTACTACCACTCACCGGCCGACTCCTTCTCCAGCATGGGCTCTCCGGTCAATGCACAG gacttcTGCACGGATCTGAATGTCTCCAGTGCCAACTTCATCCCCACAGTGACTGCTATCTCGACCAGCCCGGACCTGCAGTGGCTGGTGCAACCCACCTTGGTCTCCTCCGTGGCCCCATCGCAGAACAGAGCTCCCCACCCCTACGGAGTCCCCACTCCCTCGACTGGGGCTTACTCCAGGGCTGGAGCGGCAAAGACCATGACAGGCGGCAGAGCGCAGAGCATCGGCAGGAGGGGCAAGGTAGAACAG ttgtctcctgaagaagaagagaaaaggagaattcGAAGGGAAAGGAATAAGATGGCTGCAGCCAAGTGCCGGAACCGGAGGAGGGAGCTGACTGATACCCTCCAAGCG GAGACAGACCAACTTGAAGATGAGAAGTCTGCTTTGCAGACTGAGATTGCCAACCTgttgaaggagaaggaaaaactgGAGTTCATCCTGGCAGCTCACCGACCTGCCTGCAAGATCCCGGATGACCTGGGCTTCCCAGAAGAGATGTCTGTGGCATCCCTGGATTTGAGTGGGGGCCTGCCAGAGGCCGCCACCCCAGAATCTGAGGAGGCCTTTGCCTTGCCCCTGCTCAATGACCCTGAGCCCAAGCCATCGGTGGAGCCGATCAAGAGCATCAATAGCATGGAGCTGAAGGCTGAGCCCTTCGATGACTTCCTGTTCCCGGCATCATCCAGGCCCAGCGTCTCTGAGACCGCTCGCTCAGTGCCAGACATGGACCTGTCTGGTTCCTTCTATGCAGCAGACTGGGAGCCCCTGCACAGTGGCTCCCTGGGGATGGGGCCCATGGCCACAGAGCTGGAGCCCCTGTGCACCCCGGTGGtcacctgtactcccagctgcACTACTTACACGTCTTCCTTCGTCTTCACCTACCCCGAGGCTGACTCCTTCCCCAGCTGTGCGGCTGCCCACCGCAAGGGCAGCAGCAGCAATGAGCCCTCCTCTGACTCACTCAGCTCACCCACGCTGCTGGCCCTGTGA